The proteins below come from a single Stomoxys calcitrans chromosome 1, idStoCalc2.1, whole genome shotgun sequence genomic window:
- the LOC131994347 gene encoding uncharacterized protein LOC131994347: MDDQDARTINQQIENIYSNLNNVTYTLSHEHSINFKMIERFNNITSHINNEQHTIERYMLSTTNKIKQEEDILLQTQYLNQINYNIDLLTHHLTNIAEAVVLSKLNIISRFLLSPEELENIEVKLKQKNIEVRSIENIYEMLGMQAYYNETNIIFNILVPNVSEEDYFLYHIIPLPINITKLIITEPYILFNENSTHHHKTLCPSIEGTYYCGIPIRQEETKYSLCIGNLINNKEANCPISNVGKRESITQVEQNLILFIHSPETLINSTCSIKTLTVKDTALVRFQNCDVSINGITYHDDTDAYWDQLHIPPLPNSNISVNSTIEILSLQKLEDFNFLTNNRISNLEITTTTVHSVTTTTTLPITPTTTSSLWPSLYLKGGGVTTPTLLSPPKPVTTPTLLSPPKPPRTLTY, translated from the exons ATGGATGACCAAGACGCTAGAACAATAAATCAACAGATAGAAAACATTTACTCAAACCTAAACAACGTTACATATACACTTTCACACGAACATTCAATCAACTTTAAAATGATTGAAAGATTCAATAACATAACATCCCACATAAATAACGAACAGCACACAATAGAAAGATACATGTTGAGCacaactaataaaataaaacaggaaGAGGACATACTATTACAAACACAATACCTCAACCAGATAAACTACAACATCGACCTTCTAACACACCACTTAACAAACATAGCTGAGGCAGTAGTTCTGTCAAAACTAAATATAATTTCAAGATTCCTCCTCAGCCCGGAAGAACTCGAAAACATAGaagtcaaattaaaacaaaaaaatattgaagtcagatctatcgaaaatatttatgaaatgctAGGCATGCAAGCCTACTACAATGaaacaaatatcatttttaaTATTCTTGTACCGAATGTCTCTGAAGAAGACTATTTTCTATACCACATAATTCCTTTACCAATAAACATAACTAAGTTAATAATAACAGAACCATATATATTGTTTAATGAAAATTCCACACACCATCACAAAACACTTTGCCCATCGATCGAAGGAACATATTATTGCGGTATACCGATCCGACAGGAAGAAACCaaatactcgttatgtattggaAACTTAATAAACAATAAAGAAGCAAATTGCCCAATTAGTAACGTTGGAAAAAGGGAATCGATCACACAAGTGGAACAAAacctaatactttttatacactcACCAGAGACACTAATAAATTCTACTTGCAGTATCAAAACTCTCACAGTAAAAGACACAGCCCTTGTGCGTTTCCAGAACTGTGACGTCTCAATAAATGGTATAACATACCACGATGATACCGATGCATATTGGGATCAACTCCACATACCCCCGTTACCAAACAGCAACATTTCCGTAAACTCCACAATCGAAATACTTAGTCTTCAAAAACTCGAGGATTTCAACTTTCTAACCAACAACAGAATTAGCAACCTGGAAATAACCACTACAACAGTTCACTcagtcacaacaacaacaacatta CCTATCACTCCGACCACAACATCTTCATTGTGGCCGTCGCTCTATCTTAAGGGGGGAGgagttacgacacccaccttattgtctccaccaaaaccagttacgacacccaccttattatctccaccaaaaccaccgAGAACGTTAACctattga